Within the Pseudoxanthomonas sp. YR558 genome, the region ACAGCGGCAGCGCCAGCAGAGCCACAAGGATACCAGAGCGCCTCATGCCGACCGTCAGGGCGGCGACCACCGCACCCAGCAGGCTCAGCAGCGGCGTGCCCAGCGCGAGCGTGGCGAGCAGCATCGGCAGGTCGCTGCGCGGCAGGTGCAGCATCTCGCCCAGCAACGGCGCGGCGAGCACCAGCGGCAGGGCGGTGGTGGCCCAGTGGGTCAGCACGCGCACCAACACCAGCCAGGCCAGCGGCACGGGGGCGAGGATCCATTGTTCGAGCGAACCGTCCTCGGCATCGCCGCGGAACAGCGTGTCCAGCGACAGCAGGCCGGCCAGTAGCACGGCGACCCACAGCACGGCGGGCGCGACCTTCGACAAGGCCTGCGGCGAGGTGCCGAGGCCGAGAGCGAACAGCACGACGACCAGCAGGGCGA harbors:
- the ccmB gene encoding heme exporter protein CcmB gives rise to the protein MNPAPSLFQTARALIVRDVQLLWRRRGDALQPALFALLVVVLFALGLGTSPQALSKVAPAVLWVAVLLAGLLSLDTLFRGDAEDGSLEQWILAPVPLAWLVLVRVLTHWATTALPLVLAAPLLGEMLHLPRSDLPMLLATLALGTPLLSLLGAVVAALTVGMRRSGILVALLALPLYVPVLVFGAGAVAANAQGLDASGALLWLAAGLLLSLLLAPLAAAAAIRIALT